From Rhizobium sp. Pop5:
TACCTGAGCTCAACGGCGAGCGCTTCGTCCGGCTACAGCCAAACAACGTGACATCACCTGTTGCGGCATTCGGTTTATCAGCCCCGTTCATATGCGCGGGAACACCGTCGTCTTCTTGACGGTGCCATAAGCGAAGCTCGTGTCGATTCCAGCGATGCCTTCGATGTTGTGAAGCTGGTGCCTGACGAACTGCTCATAGTCCTTCAGGCTTTGAACGAGTACGCGGAGTAGATAGTCGGCCTCGCCCGTCATTACGTAGCAGTCCTGTATGCTGTCGATGGAGCGGACCTTCCGCTCGAAGGCCGCGACGGCCGCCTCCGAATGGCGCTCGAGCCTGATACGGACGAACGCGGTGATCGGAAGGCCGTAGGCCTCCTCATCGACGATAGCGGTGTAGCCCTTGATAACGCCGCTCTCTTCCAAGAGCCTGAGACGGCGGAGGCACGGAGACGGCGAAAGGGCCACTTTCTCGGAAAGCTCCTGGTTCGACAGGCGGCCGTCCTGCTGCAGCGTCCAGATGATCTGTCGGTCCTTCTCGTCCATGCCTCTCCTTTGTTGGCAGAATCTGCCAAACTTTCCTGCTAATGAGATCAAGATAGCAAGAAACTGCCATGGGAAGAAGCATATCATGTCACTCAATTTGACATCGAGGTTCTCCATGGCCGACATTGCAGCGACTTACTCCAGACCCGCGATCAAGTGGCATGAGACCGCAACCGCAGGCTATGTCGTGCTGGCGCTCGTCGTCCTCATCTGGGCGGGCTTCGCGCTCACCATGCGGGCGATGGGGAAGTCGCCGCTCGCGACCGCGGACGTCGCCCTGATCCGCTTCGCTGTGCCCGCGGTCGCACTGCTACCTCTGCTGTTTGGCCGCCTCCATCTGCTGCGCAACGTCGATAGCAAGGCCGTTCTGTTGGTGCTGGCGGGCGGCGTGCCTTTCTATCTCGTTGCATCTGCGGGAGCCAAGCTGACGTCAGCAGCCTATGTGGGCGCATTGATCCCGGGCACGACGCCGCTCGCAATGGCCCTGATCACGCGCGTGTTCCTGAGAAGGAAAATCTCCGCCAGACAGGTCCTTCCGATCGGACTGATCCTGGCGGGCGTCGTACTCATGGTTGCCGGGCAACGTGACGTCGTCACGGCGGAGACACTGCGGGGCGTCGGGCTACTTCTGCTCGCGAGCCTCATCTGGGCCGGATACACGATCGGCCTGCGCCGGACCGGGTTGGACGCGGTCTCGAACGGCCTCCTTCTTTCAATCGGTTCCCTGCTGGCGCTCGTGCCGATGATGCTCGCCGGACTGATCGGAACCAATTTCGGCCACTTCACGATCGGCGACGCGCTGCCTTACGCGCTCGTCCAGGGCGTCGGGACCGGGCTGATCTCGACCTTGGGATACGCGTTCGCCATTTCGCGGCTAGGCGCTTCCCGAAGCGCGACGATCGGTTCCCTGTCTCCGGCGCTGACGTCCCTCCTCGCCGTCCCCCTGTTGGGAGAGCCGCTCGCCGTCGCGACCGCCGTCGCCGTCGTCCTCATGACGTGCGGCGTGACGTTGGCGAACCGGACAGGGGCGCGCACTGCGGAATAAGCAAGTCCGTTTCAATAAACGCTGACCTTGCCCCCAAGTTTTATCCAGTTTTGAGTTCGCTCTAGCGGTTTTTTGAAGTGCACCCCGATTTTGGGCCAGCGGGAGCTGGAATTTTCCGGGGTTATGGCTCAGTTCGGCGGGGGCGCCGGTGAGCCGTTCATAAGCGAAATCCGCACCTTGTTCCGAAGGCGCTATGTGGCCGGAACTCGTTATAGTCTCTGCGCCAATCCTCGATCTTCGAACGCGCGTCGTCAAGGCTCATGAACCAATGAGCGTTCAGGCACTCTGCGCGGAACTTGCCATTGATGGGGAAGACGGCCCCGCTCCGAACCGGTTGGTCGTATGATGATGCGCCAACTCAAACAGGAGCCACTGATATGATCGCCAGCACGATAGGCCTTGATCTGGCCAAACATAACTTTCACGTCCATGCGGTGGATGCCGACGGTTCAGTGATCAAAACCGCGGCGCTCCGGCGAAGCGAGATGATCAAGTTCTTTCAGCGTGCAAGGCCATGCGTTGTTGGTGTCGAAGCTTGTGCCACGGCGCACTACTGGGCTCGGGAGCTGATGAAGCTCGGTCACGAGGTTAGGTTGATACCGCCTTCGTATGTGAAGCCGTTTGTACGGCGCGGCGCGAAGAATGACGCCGCGGACGCTGCAGCCATCTGTGAGGCTGTTCGGCGACCCGATATGCGCTTCGTTCCGGTAAAGTCTGAGGCTAACCAGAGCTTCCTGATGCTACATCGAGCTAGAGGTCTGCTGGTACGGCAACGGACCATGACGGTATGTGCGATCCGCGCTCATCTCGCCGAATTCGGAATCATCTTCGGCCAAGGTCGACAACGCATCGAGACCATAATGCCGATGATAGAGGAAGTTGCGGCCTCGTTGCCAGAACATGCTCGGTATGCGTTGACCAGCTTGATCGGATCTGTTGGCGAGTTGAACAAGCAGATCGACGGGATTGAGACGAAGCTAGCGGAAATCGGTCGTTCAGATCCGGTCTCAAATCTGCTTTCGTCGATCCCAGGGGTCGGCCCAATCACGTCTACGGCCATCGCCGCCACCATTCCGGACGCTAGGATGTTCCGCTCCGGTCGAGAGTTTGCAGCTTGGCTGGGCCTGACGCCGCGTCAAAACTCCAGTGGCGGCACCACTCGATTGGGAGGGATTACGAAACAAGGAGATGCCTACCTGCGTCATCTGCTCGTAATCGGCGCCAGGAATATAGTTCGGTATCCGAAAGCTCGAGCGAAGGTCGGGGGAGCTTGGATCGAAGCTTTACTACAACGACGACGTCCTATGATTGTGGCCGTCGCCGTGGCTAACAAACTTGCTCGGATCATCTGGGCGATGATGACAAGTGGAGAGATGTTCAGGGAGGCACGCGTCAAGACAGCATAGACAGGAAACCTCAGCGAACCGGCGTAAGGTGCAGAAGCAACAGATGGTCATCCAGCGGAGCTGGGGATCGAGCAAACCCGGAGAGCTTTAGGCGCCGCATTCAAGCGCGACCCGTTGATGAGGCCTCGATCCGCGTACTCCATCAGGGCCAGCGACCATGGTCTCGGTCGCAGACAAAGGCCGAATACATGAACGCACCCGAATGATGACCTAAACTTGCAGAAAGCCTCTTGCGCCCGCGGGGCCGTCTATACATGAAACTCTCGATGTAGCTGTTGTCGGACGGACTAGTCCGCGGAGCAATCGAAAATAGAGAAATAGCCGTGCTTCAGGCAAAAGAAGCCTATTCGGATACCTTGAAAGGATCAGAACTGGCGATCCCCCTTTGAACCACTCGACGACAACGATTTATTGGCCTTGCGCTCAGGCAATCTCGCTTTTCATTCGTTCAGACGACCAGCCAAACGCTTCATGAGATCCATTCGTTCATGAAGAATTGCCACGACAAGGGCAGGCGCATCCTCTCGAAGCAGACAAAAGACGTAGTGATGTTCGCATCGCGCCATTCGTAACGCCGGATAAAGCGCGCCCATATCCTTGAAAGGAGCTTTGCCCTCGGCAAGGTTTACGATAGCCCGCTCCGACGCCGAGACGTAGCGGCGTACCTGGGCGGCACTCCATTGAGCGCGCGTGTAGCGGATTACCGAACGTAGATCGATTCCGCCTCTGCGGTAAGAATGTAGGCCGTCAAGCACGACCCTCGGAAATCTCCTCGTCGAGGATCTCACCTACGGTTTTGGTCGACAGTTTTCCGGAGAGCCCGTCATTGATGCGCGTGTTCATTAGCGTCTTCAGCTCCTCCCAAGCTCGTTCTCCATCTGTGTCACCGGGAAAGAGGCGCTCGAGTGCATATTGCTTGATTGTCTTGCCCTGCAAAGCGGCCAGCGCCTTTAAGCTTTGATGTTGCTGGTCCGTTATGTCGATCGTCAATCGGCTCATCTAACGTGTTCCTGAACTGTGGAAACCCACATTAACACATATGTGGGTATGTGGCCACCGATGCTCTGATCCGATGTCGCTTGGACGGATCTGCTTTTTCGAAGAAGATGCCGATCCGCCTATCCAGCCCTCGATGGGAGAGAACCCGAACCCGGTCACTCGACGCCTGCGCTGCCGTTGAAGAACCAGCAACTCTGTTATTACAAGTTCCCTCGTTCGCCAGACCACCTTGTTCAGGCGTTCATGAACAACGTGACATCGCCCGGTCAAGAGCATCTCTTTCGCTGTTCGAATGATCTAAATTTCCTGTGAAATGATGTAACGCAATTCCCTGCTGCGAAGATACATTGCATCCGTCCCCCGTTCCCTTGCGTGTGGCCCGAAGGTATCTATTGTCGACGCCGTGCGGTTGGGAGTATGTAATGTCGGCAGTGCCTTTCTCGAAGATTTCGACGCCGCTCAACGCGCTGCTTGCTGCAATCGGTCTCTTGGTCGTTGCCGCACTGACGACGCAGGGCCTTACTGGTCAGGAGAGGCTTGTCTTTGAGCTGCTACTTGCGGCAATTTGGCTGGCCTATGTCCTCCAATTGGGCGGCACATTGCTTTCACGGCGGCACCGCTTGTCGGGCGGGATGCCGGCCCTCGTGATCGATTTGCTCGCGGTTCTGATTCCGGCTGCTGCATTCTTGTTCATTGGGTCCCGTGATCGAAACCTCTATTGCGCGATTTGGCTTCTCAAGCCGTTGCGCGACTCGACCTTTTTCAGGCTGCTGGCAAAGGTGGTCGCGAATGAATCGCGCAATCTGCTTGGCGTGACATCGGTGTTCGGCATCGTTCTTTTTGGCGCTGCGTTGGGCGGTTATATCCTCGAGCGAGACGTCCAGCCCGATAGGTTCGGCAGCATTCCGCAGGCGATGTGGTGGGCGGTCGTGACGCTGTCGACGACCGGCTACGGTGACGAGATCCCGCAGAGCCTTGCAGGTCGAGTTCTTGCCGGATTGGTGATGATGAGCGGGATCGGTATTTTTGCACTTTGGGCCGGCATCCTTGCCACCGGTTTTTACGAAGAGGTTCGCCGCCAAGACTTCGTTCGCAACTGGCAATTGGTCGCTGCCGTACCCCTGTTCCAGAAGCTTGGTTCCGCTGCACTGATCGAGATCGTTCGGGCGTTGCGACCGCGCATTGTCCCCGCAGGTGCCGTGATCTGCCGCAAGGGCGATGTTGGCGATCAGATGTTCTTCATTGTCGAGGGGCGGGTCACCGTGGCGACACCCGACCATCCGGTGGAACTCGGTGCCGGAAACTTCTTTGGCGAGATGGCGCTGATCAGTGGCGAACCGCGCTCAGCGACGGTCAGCGCAGCAACCGAGGTATCGATGCTGTCGCTCTACGCCGTGGATTTCCAGATGTTGTCGAGCAGTAGTCCGGAGATCGCGGAGACCATCCGCAAGACGGCGCTGGAGCGGCGGGGCGGGCCGCCGAAGGAATAATCCAAGCCCGACGGCTGCGACATTGCCGCAGCCATCGGGGGTTACGCATCGACCGGCGCAGAAGATTTCCTCCCCGATCGTGCAAAGAGAGCCGCATGGCTTGGTTGGCGAGTTCCATTCACAGAAAATCATCCTTGGACATTTTGCCCACGAGGCTCTCTGCAAGGTTCATTTCCGTCGGTCGACGAAAATTCAATATCGGAACCGCGAAGAAATCGCTCATCGCTGCCCGGCGGCGGTCGGTGATGACCATCCCCGCCTTCTGCATGGCGTCAGATACCGTACGTCTTGAGCGAACGAACTGCTTCTCAAATTGATAGCGACTCCCTGCGCAAGCTGCGCGGGCGTCATAACAACCGCCCTGCGCGTCCGAAGTCGCTGACACGCGGCACTTCGGGACGGTATTGCCGCCCCCTTGCTCCGCTACTCAATCCATGCCTCTATCTAACCCAACAGGGGTGAGCTTCAACGTCATGGCATCACGCACGAAGATAGCCGCTTCGCGGCAGCGCGGGGCTGGGGTCGGCCTCCATCCCCAAGGGACAACGGAAGACTTGAG
This genomic window contains:
- a CDS encoding IS110 family transposase gives rise to the protein MIASTIGLDLAKHNFHVHAVDADGSVIKTAALRRSEMIKFFQRARPCVVGVEACATAHYWARELMKLGHEVRLIPPSYVKPFVRRGAKNDAADAAAICEAVRRPDMRFVPVKSEANQSFLMLHRARGLLVRQRTMTVCAIRAHLAEFGIIFGQGRQRIETIMPMIEEVAASLPEHARYALTSLIGSVGELNKQIDGIETKLAEIGRSDPVSNLLSSIPGVGPITSTAIAATIPDARMFRSGREFAAWLGLTPRQNSSGGTTRLGGITKQGDAYLRHLLVIGARNIVRYPKARAKVGGAWIEALLQRRRPMIVAVAVANKLARIIWAMMTSGEMFREARVKTA
- a CDS encoding DMT family transporter, with product MADIAATYSRPAIKWHETATAGYVVLALVVLIWAGFALTMRAMGKSPLATADVALIRFAVPAVALLPLLFGRLHLLRNVDSKAVLLVLAGGVPFYLVASAGAKLTSAAYVGALIPGTTPLAMALITRVFLRRKISARQVLPIGLILAGVVLMVAGQRDVVTAETLRGVGLLLLASLIWAGYTIGLRRTGLDAVSNGLLLSIGSLLALVPMMLAGLIGTNFGHFTIGDALPYALVQGVGTGLISTLGYAFAISRLGASRSATIGSLSPALTSLLAVPLLGEPLAVATAVAVVLMTCGVTLANRTGARTAE
- a CDS encoding cyclic nucleotide-gated ion channel yields the protein MSAVPFSKISTPLNALLAAIGLLVVAALTTQGLTGQERLVFELLLAAIWLAYVLQLGGTLLSRRHRLSGGMPALVIDLLAVLIPAAAFLFIGSRDRNLYCAIWLLKPLRDSTFFRLLAKVVANESRNLLGVTSVFGIVLFGAALGGYILERDVQPDRFGSIPQAMWWAVVTLSTTGYGDEIPQSLAGRVLAGLVMMSGIGIFALWAGILATGFYEEVRRQDFVRNWQLVAAVPLFQKLGSAALIEIVRALRPRIVPAGAVICRKGDVGDQMFFIVEGRVTVATPDHPVELGAGNFFGEMALISGEPRSATVSAATEVSMLSLYAVDFQMLSSSSPEIAETIRKTALERRGGPPKE
- a CDS encoding Lrp/AsnC family transcriptional regulator, which gives rise to MDEKDRQIIWTLQQDGRLSNQELSEKVALSPSPCLRRLRLLEESGVIKGYTAIVDEEAYGLPITAFVRIRLERHSEAAVAAFERKVRSIDSIQDCYVMTGEADYLLRVLVQSLKDYEQFVRHQLHNIEGIAGIDTSFAYGTVKKTTVFPRI
- a CDS encoding antitoxin; translation: MSRLTIDITDQQHQSLKALAALQGKTIKQYALERLFPGDTDGERAWEELKTLMNTRINDGLSGKLSTKTVGEILDEEISEGRA